The following coding sequences lie in one Primulina huaijiensis isolate GDHJ02 chromosome 2, ASM1229523v2, whole genome shotgun sequence genomic window:
- the LOC140970892 gene encoding glycine-rich domain-containing protein 1-like isoform X2, producing MCVCFRAGMEMEWKKAQSIEISVDLVSAAKRQLQFLAAVDRKRWLYEGRGLERAITRYNTCWLPLLAKHSESPLCEGPLVVPFDCEWIWHCHRLNPVVYKSDCEEFYGRILDNSNVVSTVGGTLMKSSEDIWKNLYPDEPYELDLADALNDNSNVKQLGGEKCTMYDLVSAVQRQSPFFYQVSRLHMNNENYLEGAVARYKGFLHLIKRNKERFIKSFSVPTYDIDLIWHTHQLHPVSYCKELVAVMGKVLEHDDSDSDRTKGQKLDVGFSGTTKNWEELYGSRYWRAGAMYKGSNPLPVRTTPYSGFLTEEMATSDGSQSITLPEMKVVEVMLEFVDVRNLPEGHKGSLLVFFSKTQPDAIFNAKRSLTILTESGDKQVASFNCEPTGHLILELMSCIPSSLPVLKSYKTMGSCSIHLEHLLAPGSCPMVEKWVELVPSSNRTESKQIGLRVAVSVTTPTPTTHVLRMIRTQPFMKSSCLFPRPGRNQLAKSWTRFVNEAGDSIISLKIRGFKKFKGKKTIVRRKLVGIMQSGETCLLAEFADSKWAFVNSPWFLKFPNSKEDDGHLLELFGPQNVRLFSGGRLDYESTDCLKHKHKNELESHLMTAVEFSAEHPYGRAVALLDMKSGTVKVKDEWFLLPAIILSFMLSNVLITEMHANVRVHTKEAQHSIKEINLKGMDGRTTTDSGGCGGCGGGGCGNMASCGGCGGGCGSGCGGMAKNGGCGGCGGGCGGMAKNGGCGGCGSGGCGGSCGNKLADADGEADQSIIQGNEILVA from the exons GAATGGAGATGGAGTGGAAAAAAGCGCAGAGCATTGAAATAAGCGTAGACCTTGTATCCGCGGCAAAAAGGCAGCTCCAGTTTCTTGCGGCTGTGGATAGAAAGCGTTGGCTTTATGAAGGGCGGGGTCTAGAAAGGGCCATTACCAG GTATAATACTTGTTGGCTTCCTTTGCTGGCAAAACATTCTGAATCCCCACTGTGTGAAGGCCCATTGGTGGTTCCATTTGACTGTGAATGGATTTGGCATTGTCACAGGCTAAATCCA GTCGTGTACAAATCTGACTGTGAGGAGTTCTATGGGAGAATTCTGGACAATTCCAATGTTGTTTCTACTGTGGGAGGAACTTTGATGAAGTCATCTGAAGATATTTGGAAGAATTTATACCCTGATGAGCCCTATGAACTGGATCTAGCTGACGCTCTGAATGACAATTCAAATGTAAAGCAACTTGGAGGTGAAAAGTGCACCATGTATGATCTAGTGTCAGCTGTTCAGAGGCAAAGTCCATTCTTTTACCAG GTGTCCAGGCTCCATATGAACAATGAAAACTATCTTGAGGGAGCTGTGGCTAGGTACAAAGGATTTTTGCACCTTATTAAGAGAAATAAGGAGAGATTCATCAAAAGCTTCTCAGTTCCAACTTATGATATAGACCTCATTTGGCACACTCACCAGTTGCATCCAGTTTCGTATTGCAAAGAACTCGTAGCAGTAATGGGAAAAGTATTAGAACATGATGACTCTGATTCAGACAGAACTAAAGGGCAGAAACTGGATGTTGGATTTTCAGGGACGACAAAGAACTGGGAGGAACTGTATGGTTCTAGATATTGGAGAGCAGGAGCAATGTACAAAGGTAGCAACCCTTTGCCAGTCAGAACTACTCCTTACTCCGGCTTCTTGACCGAGGAAATGGCCACATCCGATGGAAGTCAAAGCATTACACTCCCTGAGATGAAAGTAGTGGAG GTAATGCTAGAGTTTGTGGATGTAAGAAATCTGCCGGAGGGGCACAAAGGAAGTCTTTTGGTGTTCTTCAGTAAAACTCAACCTGATgcaatcttcaatgcaaagcgGAGCCTTACAATTTTAACTGAATCTGGAGACAAACAGGTGGCTTCCTTCAATTGTGAACCAACTGGGCATCTGATACTTGAACTTATGTCATGCATACCTTCCAGCTTACCAGTATTAAAGTCGTACAAAACTATGGGCAGCTGTTCCATACATTTAGAACATTTATTGGCCCCAGGTTCTTGCCCTATGGTGGAGAAATGGGTGGAATTGGTGCCGAGTTCAAATAGGACAGAATCCAAACAAATTGGCCTACGAGTGGCCGTCTCAGTTACTACACCAACTCCGACAACACATGTTCTTCGTATGATTCGTACTCAGCCGTTCATGAAAAGCTCTTGCCTTTTCCCACGACCAGGAAGGAACCAATTGGCTAAAAGTTGGACTAGATTTGTCAATGAGGCTGGAGATTCTATCATCAGTTTAAAGATCAG AGGTTTCAAGAAGTTTAAGGGTAAGAAAACCATAGTTAGAAGAAAGTTGGTGGGTATCATGCAATCTGGTGAAACATGCTTGCTGGCTGAGTTTGCCGACTCGAAGTGGGCATTTGTGAATTCTCCATGGTTCCTTAAGTTTCCAAATTCAAAGGAAGATGATGGCCACCTCTTGGAGCTGTTTGGCCCTCAGAAT GTTAGACTTTTCAGTGGTGGTAGGCTTGATTATGAATCAACAGACTGCTTGAAACATAAACACAAAAATGAGCTTGAAAGCCACCTGATGACAGCAGTAGAATTCTCTGCTGAACACCCCTATGGCAGGGCGGTGGCGTTACTTGACATGAAATCTGGCACTGTTAAG GTCAAAGATGAGTGGTTCCTTCTTCCCGCCATTATACTCAGCTTTATGCTTAGCAACGTATTGATCACGGAGATGCATGCTAATGTTAGAGTACATACGAAGGAGGCACAACACTCAATCAAAGAAATTAACCTAAAGGGTATGGATGGAAGAACTACTACAGACTCTGGAGGCTGCGGTGGATGTGGTGGGGGTGGATGTGGAAACATGGCAAGTTGCGGTGGTTGTGGCGGGGGATGTGGCAGTGGGTGTGGAGGCATGGCAAAGAATGGTGGCTGCGGAGGTTGTGGCGGTGGGTGTGGAGGCATGGCAAAGAATGGTGGCTGCGGCGGTTGTGGCAGCGGAGGTTGTGGGGGTAGCTGTGGAAACAAATTAGCGGATGCTGATGGAGAAGCAGATCAAAGTATAATCCAAGGAAATGAGATATTAGTGGCGTGA
- the LOC140970892 gene encoding glycine-rich domain-containing protein 1-like isoform X3, with protein MEMEWKKAQSIEISVDLVSAAKRQLQFLAAVDRKRWLYEGRGLERAITRYNTCWLPLLAKHSESPLCEGPLVVPFDCEWIWHCHRLNPVVYKSDCEEFYGRILDNSNVVSTVGGTLMKSSEDIWKNLYPDEPYELDLADALNDNSNVKQLGGEKCTMYDLVSAVQRQSPFFYQVSRLHMNNENYLEGAVARYKGFLHLIKRNKERFIKSFSVPTYDIDLIWHTHQLHPVSYCKELVAVMGKVLEHDDSDSDRTKGQKLDVGFSGTTKNWEELYGSRYWRAGAMYKGSNPLPVRTTPYSGFLTEEMATSDGSQSITLPEMKVVEVMLEFVDVRNLPEGHKGSLLVFFSKTQPDAIFNAKRSLTILTESGDKQVASFNCEPTGHLILELMSCIPSSLPVLKSYKTMGSCSIHLEHLLAPGSCPMVEKWVELVPSSNRTESKQIGLRVAVSVTTPTPTTHVLRMIRTQPFMKSSCLFPRPGRNQLAKSWTRFVNEAGDSIISLKIRGFKKFKGKKTIVRRKLVGIMQSGETCLLAEFADSKWAFVNSPWFLKFPNSKEDDGHLLELFGPQNVRLFSGGRLDYESTDCLKHKHKNELESHLMTAVEFSAEHPYGRAVALLDMKSGTVKCQVKDEWFLLPAIILSFMLSNVLITEMHANVRVHTKEAQHSIKEINLKGMDGRTTTDSGGCGGCGGGGCGNMASCGGCGGGCGSGCGGMAKNGGCGGCGGGCGGMAKNGGCGGCGSGGCGGSCGNKLADADGEADQSIIQGNEILVA; from the exons ATGGAGATGGAGTGGAAAAAAGCGCAGAGCATTGAAATAAGCGTAGACCTTGTATCCGCGGCAAAAAGGCAGCTCCAGTTTCTTGCGGCTGTGGATAGAAAGCGTTGGCTTTATGAAGGGCGGGGTCTAGAAAGGGCCATTACCAG GTATAATACTTGTTGGCTTCCTTTGCTGGCAAAACATTCTGAATCCCCACTGTGTGAAGGCCCATTGGTGGTTCCATTTGACTGTGAATGGATTTGGCATTGTCACAGGCTAAATCCA GTCGTGTACAAATCTGACTGTGAGGAGTTCTATGGGAGAATTCTGGACAATTCCAATGTTGTTTCTACTGTGGGAGGAACTTTGATGAAGTCATCTGAAGATATTTGGAAGAATTTATACCCTGATGAGCCCTATGAACTGGATCTAGCTGACGCTCTGAATGACAATTCAAATGTAAAGCAACTTGGAGGTGAAAAGTGCACCATGTATGATCTAGTGTCAGCTGTTCAGAGGCAAAGTCCATTCTTTTACCAG GTGTCCAGGCTCCATATGAACAATGAAAACTATCTTGAGGGAGCTGTGGCTAGGTACAAAGGATTTTTGCACCTTATTAAGAGAAATAAGGAGAGATTCATCAAAAGCTTCTCAGTTCCAACTTATGATATAGACCTCATTTGGCACACTCACCAGTTGCATCCAGTTTCGTATTGCAAAGAACTCGTAGCAGTAATGGGAAAAGTATTAGAACATGATGACTCTGATTCAGACAGAACTAAAGGGCAGAAACTGGATGTTGGATTTTCAGGGACGACAAAGAACTGGGAGGAACTGTATGGTTCTAGATATTGGAGAGCAGGAGCAATGTACAAAGGTAGCAACCCTTTGCCAGTCAGAACTACTCCTTACTCCGGCTTCTTGACCGAGGAAATGGCCACATCCGATGGAAGTCAAAGCATTACACTCCCTGAGATGAAAGTAGTGGAG GTAATGCTAGAGTTTGTGGATGTAAGAAATCTGCCGGAGGGGCACAAAGGAAGTCTTTTGGTGTTCTTCAGTAAAACTCAACCTGATgcaatcttcaatgcaaagcgGAGCCTTACAATTTTAACTGAATCTGGAGACAAACAGGTGGCTTCCTTCAATTGTGAACCAACTGGGCATCTGATACTTGAACTTATGTCATGCATACCTTCCAGCTTACCAGTATTAAAGTCGTACAAAACTATGGGCAGCTGTTCCATACATTTAGAACATTTATTGGCCCCAGGTTCTTGCCCTATGGTGGAGAAATGGGTGGAATTGGTGCCGAGTTCAAATAGGACAGAATCCAAACAAATTGGCCTACGAGTGGCCGTCTCAGTTACTACACCAACTCCGACAACACATGTTCTTCGTATGATTCGTACTCAGCCGTTCATGAAAAGCTCTTGCCTTTTCCCACGACCAGGAAGGAACCAATTGGCTAAAAGTTGGACTAGATTTGTCAATGAGGCTGGAGATTCTATCATCAGTTTAAAGATCAG AGGTTTCAAGAAGTTTAAGGGTAAGAAAACCATAGTTAGAAGAAAGTTGGTGGGTATCATGCAATCTGGTGAAACATGCTTGCTGGCTGAGTTTGCCGACTCGAAGTGGGCATTTGTGAATTCTCCATGGTTCCTTAAGTTTCCAAATTCAAAGGAAGATGATGGCCACCTCTTGGAGCTGTTTGGCCCTCAGAAT GTTAGACTTTTCAGTGGTGGTAGGCTTGATTATGAATCAACAGACTGCTTGAAACATAAACACAAAAATGAGCTTGAAAGCCACCTGATGACAGCAGTAGAATTCTCTGCTGAACACCCCTATGGCAGGGCGGTGGCGTTACTTGACATGAAATCTGGCACTGTTAAG TGTCAGGTCAAAGATGAGTGGTTCCTTCTTCCCGCCATTATACTCAGCTTTATGCTTAGCAACGTATTGATCACGGAGATGCATGCTAATGTTAGAGTACATACGAAGGAGGCACAACACTCAATCAAAGAAATTAACCTAAAGGGTATGGATGGAAGAACTACTACAGACTCTGGAGGCTGCGGTGGATGTGGTGGGGGTGGATGTGGAAACATGGCAAGTTGCGGTGGTTGTGGCGGGGGATGTGGCAGTGGGTGTGGAGGCATGGCAAAGAATGGTGGCTGCGGAGGTTGTGGCGGTGGGTGTGGAGGCATGGCAAAGAATGGTGGCTGCGGCGGTTGTGGCAGCGGAGGTTGTGGGGGTAGCTGTGGAAACAAATTAGCGGATGCTGATGGAGAAGCAGATCAAAGTATAATCCAAGGAAATGAGATATTAGTGGCGTGA
- the LOC140970892 gene encoding glycine-rich domain-containing protein 1-like isoform X1, with amino-acid sequence MCVCFRAGMEMEWKKAQSIEISVDLVSAAKRQLQFLAAVDRKRWLYEGRGLERAITRYNTCWLPLLAKHSESPLCEGPLVVPFDCEWIWHCHRLNPVVYKSDCEEFYGRILDNSNVVSTVGGTLMKSSEDIWKNLYPDEPYELDLADALNDNSNVKQLGGEKCTMYDLVSAVQRQSPFFYQVSRLHMNNENYLEGAVARYKGFLHLIKRNKERFIKSFSVPTYDIDLIWHTHQLHPVSYCKELVAVMGKVLEHDDSDSDRTKGQKLDVGFSGTTKNWEELYGSRYWRAGAMYKGSNPLPVRTTPYSGFLTEEMATSDGSQSITLPEMKVVEVMLEFVDVRNLPEGHKGSLLVFFSKTQPDAIFNAKRSLTILTESGDKQVASFNCEPTGHLILELMSCIPSSLPVLKSYKTMGSCSIHLEHLLAPGSCPMVEKWVELVPSSNRTESKQIGLRVAVSVTTPTPTTHVLRMIRTQPFMKSSCLFPRPGRNQLAKSWTRFVNEAGDSIISLKIRGFKKFKGKKTIVRRKLVGIMQSGETCLLAEFADSKWAFVNSPWFLKFPNSKEDDGHLLELFGPQNVRLFSGGRLDYESTDCLKHKHKNELESHLMTAVEFSAEHPYGRAVALLDMKSGTVKCQVKDEWFLLPAIILSFMLSNVLITEMHANVRVHTKEAQHSIKEINLKGMDGRTTTDSGGCGGCGGGGCGNMASCGGCGGGCGSGCGGMAKNGGCGGCGGGCGGMAKNGGCGGCGSGGCGGSCGNKLADADGEADQSIIQGNEILVA; translated from the exons GAATGGAGATGGAGTGGAAAAAAGCGCAGAGCATTGAAATAAGCGTAGACCTTGTATCCGCGGCAAAAAGGCAGCTCCAGTTTCTTGCGGCTGTGGATAGAAAGCGTTGGCTTTATGAAGGGCGGGGTCTAGAAAGGGCCATTACCAG GTATAATACTTGTTGGCTTCCTTTGCTGGCAAAACATTCTGAATCCCCACTGTGTGAAGGCCCATTGGTGGTTCCATTTGACTGTGAATGGATTTGGCATTGTCACAGGCTAAATCCA GTCGTGTACAAATCTGACTGTGAGGAGTTCTATGGGAGAATTCTGGACAATTCCAATGTTGTTTCTACTGTGGGAGGAACTTTGATGAAGTCATCTGAAGATATTTGGAAGAATTTATACCCTGATGAGCCCTATGAACTGGATCTAGCTGACGCTCTGAATGACAATTCAAATGTAAAGCAACTTGGAGGTGAAAAGTGCACCATGTATGATCTAGTGTCAGCTGTTCAGAGGCAAAGTCCATTCTTTTACCAG GTGTCCAGGCTCCATATGAACAATGAAAACTATCTTGAGGGAGCTGTGGCTAGGTACAAAGGATTTTTGCACCTTATTAAGAGAAATAAGGAGAGATTCATCAAAAGCTTCTCAGTTCCAACTTATGATATAGACCTCATTTGGCACACTCACCAGTTGCATCCAGTTTCGTATTGCAAAGAACTCGTAGCAGTAATGGGAAAAGTATTAGAACATGATGACTCTGATTCAGACAGAACTAAAGGGCAGAAACTGGATGTTGGATTTTCAGGGACGACAAAGAACTGGGAGGAACTGTATGGTTCTAGATATTGGAGAGCAGGAGCAATGTACAAAGGTAGCAACCCTTTGCCAGTCAGAACTACTCCTTACTCCGGCTTCTTGACCGAGGAAATGGCCACATCCGATGGAAGTCAAAGCATTACACTCCCTGAGATGAAAGTAGTGGAG GTAATGCTAGAGTTTGTGGATGTAAGAAATCTGCCGGAGGGGCACAAAGGAAGTCTTTTGGTGTTCTTCAGTAAAACTCAACCTGATgcaatcttcaatgcaaagcgGAGCCTTACAATTTTAACTGAATCTGGAGACAAACAGGTGGCTTCCTTCAATTGTGAACCAACTGGGCATCTGATACTTGAACTTATGTCATGCATACCTTCCAGCTTACCAGTATTAAAGTCGTACAAAACTATGGGCAGCTGTTCCATACATTTAGAACATTTATTGGCCCCAGGTTCTTGCCCTATGGTGGAGAAATGGGTGGAATTGGTGCCGAGTTCAAATAGGACAGAATCCAAACAAATTGGCCTACGAGTGGCCGTCTCAGTTACTACACCAACTCCGACAACACATGTTCTTCGTATGATTCGTACTCAGCCGTTCATGAAAAGCTCTTGCCTTTTCCCACGACCAGGAAGGAACCAATTGGCTAAAAGTTGGACTAGATTTGTCAATGAGGCTGGAGATTCTATCATCAGTTTAAAGATCAG AGGTTTCAAGAAGTTTAAGGGTAAGAAAACCATAGTTAGAAGAAAGTTGGTGGGTATCATGCAATCTGGTGAAACATGCTTGCTGGCTGAGTTTGCCGACTCGAAGTGGGCATTTGTGAATTCTCCATGGTTCCTTAAGTTTCCAAATTCAAAGGAAGATGATGGCCACCTCTTGGAGCTGTTTGGCCCTCAGAAT GTTAGACTTTTCAGTGGTGGTAGGCTTGATTATGAATCAACAGACTGCTTGAAACATAAACACAAAAATGAGCTTGAAAGCCACCTGATGACAGCAGTAGAATTCTCTGCTGAACACCCCTATGGCAGGGCGGTGGCGTTACTTGACATGAAATCTGGCACTGTTAAG TGTCAGGTCAAAGATGAGTGGTTCCTTCTTCCCGCCATTATACTCAGCTTTATGCTTAGCAACGTATTGATCACGGAGATGCATGCTAATGTTAGAGTACATACGAAGGAGGCACAACACTCAATCAAAGAAATTAACCTAAAGGGTATGGATGGAAGAACTACTACAGACTCTGGAGGCTGCGGTGGATGTGGTGGGGGTGGATGTGGAAACATGGCAAGTTGCGGTGGTTGTGGCGGGGGATGTGGCAGTGGGTGTGGAGGCATGGCAAAGAATGGTGGCTGCGGAGGTTGTGGCGGTGGGTGTGGAGGCATGGCAAAGAATGGTGGCTGCGGCGGTTGTGGCAGCGGAGGTTGTGGGGGTAGCTGTGGAAACAAATTAGCGGATGCTGATGGAGAAGCAGATCAAAGTATAATCCAAGGAAATGAGATATTAGTGGCGTGA
- the LOC140970892 gene encoding glycine-rich domain-containing protein 1-like isoform X4: protein MCVCFRAGMEMEWKKAQSIEISVDLVSAAKRQLQFLAAVDRKRWLYEGRGLERAITRYNTCWLPLLAKHSESPLCEGPLVVPFDCEWIWHCHRLNPVVYKSDCEEFYGRILDNSNVVSTVGGTLMKSSEDIWKNLYPDEPYELDLADALNDNSNVKQLGGEKCTMYDLVSAVQRQSPFFYQVSRLHMNNENYLEGAVARYKGFLHLIKRNKERFIKSFSVPTYDIDLIWHTHQLHPVSYCKELVAVMGKVLEHDDSDSDRTKGQKLDVGFSGTTKNWEELYGSRYWRAGAMYKGSNPLPVRTTPYSGFLTEEMATSDGSQSITLPEMKVVEVMLEFVDVRNLPEGHKGSLLVFFSKTQPDAIFNAKRSLTILTESGDKQVASFNCEPTGHLILELMSCIPSSLPVLKSYKTMGSCSIHLEHLLAPGSCPMVEKWVELVPSSNRTESKQIGLRVAVSVTTPTPTTHVLRMIRTQPFMKSSCLFPRPGRNQLAKSWTRFVNEAGDSIISLKIRGFKKFKGKKTIVRRKLVGIMQSGETCLLAEFADSKWAFVNSPWFLKFPNSKEDDGHLLELFGPQNVRLFSGGRLDYESTDCLKHKHKNELESHLMTAVEFSAEHPYGRAVALLDMKSGTVKCQVKDEWFLLPAIILSFMLSNVLITEMHANVRVHTKEAQHSIKEINLKGMDGRTTTDSGGCGGCGGGGCGNMASCGGCGGGCGGMAKNGGCGGCGSGGCGGSCGNKLADADGEADQSIIQGNEILVA from the exons GAATGGAGATGGAGTGGAAAAAAGCGCAGAGCATTGAAATAAGCGTAGACCTTGTATCCGCGGCAAAAAGGCAGCTCCAGTTTCTTGCGGCTGTGGATAGAAAGCGTTGGCTTTATGAAGGGCGGGGTCTAGAAAGGGCCATTACCAG GTATAATACTTGTTGGCTTCCTTTGCTGGCAAAACATTCTGAATCCCCACTGTGTGAAGGCCCATTGGTGGTTCCATTTGACTGTGAATGGATTTGGCATTGTCACAGGCTAAATCCA GTCGTGTACAAATCTGACTGTGAGGAGTTCTATGGGAGAATTCTGGACAATTCCAATGTTGTTTCTACTGTGGGAGGAACTTTGATGAAGTCATCTGAAGATATTTGGAAGAATTTATACCCTGATGAGCCCTATGAACTGGATCTAGCTGACGCTCTGAATGACAATTCAAATGTAAAGCAACTTGGAGGTGAAAAGTGCACCATGTATGATCTAGTGTCAGCTGTTCAGAGGCAAAGTCCATTCTTTTACCAG GTGTCCAGGCTCCATATGAACAATGAAAACTATCTTGAGGGAGCTGTGGCTAGGTACAAAGGATTTTTGCACCTTATTAAGAGAAATAAGGAGAGATTCATCAAAAGCTTCTCAGTTCCAACTTATGATATAGACCTCATTTGGCACACTCACCAGTTGCATCCAGTTTCGTATTGCAAAGAACTCGTAGCAGTAATGGGAAAAGTATTAGAACATGATGACTCTGATTCAGACAGAACTAAAGGGCAGAAACTGGATGTTGGATTTTCAGGGACGACAAAGAACTGGGAGGAACTGTATGGTTCTAGATATTGGAGAGCAGGAGCAATGTACAAAGGTAGCAACCCTTTGCCAGTCAGAACTACTCCTTACTCCGGCTTCTTGACCGAGGAAATGGCCACATCCGATGGAAGTCAAAGCATTACACTCCCTGAGATGAAAGTAGTGGAG GTAATGCTAGAGTTTGTGGATGTAAGAAATCTGCCGGAGGGGCACAAAGGAAGTCTTTTGGTGTTCTTCAGTAAAACTCAACCTGATgcaatcttcaatgcaaagcgGAGCCTTACAATTTTAACTGAATCTGGAGACAAACAGGTGGCTTCCTTCAATTGTGAACCAACTGGGCATCTGATACTTGAACTTATGTCATGCATACCTTCCAGCTTACCAGTATTAAAGTCGTACAAAACTATGGGCAGCTGTTCCATACATTTAGAACATTTATTGGCCCCAGGTTCTTGCCCTATGGTGGAGAAATGGGTGGAATTGGTGCCGAGTTCAAATAGGACAGAATCCAAACAAATTGGCCTACGAGTGGCCGTCTCAGTTACTACACCAACTCCGACAACACATGTTCTTCGTATGATTCGTACTCAGCCGTTCATGAAAAGCTCTTGCCTTTTCCCACGACCAGGAAGGAACCAATTGGCTAAAAGTTGGACTAGATTTGTCAATGAGGCTGGAGATTCTATCATCAGTTTAAAGATCAG AGGTTTCAAGAAGTTTAAGGGTAAGAAAACCATAGTTAGAAGAAAGTTGGTGGGTATCATGCAATCTGGTGAAACATGCTTGCTGGCTGAGTTTGCCGACTCGAAGTGGGCATTTGTGAATTCTCCATGGTTCCTTAAGTTTCCAAATTCAAAGGAAGATGATGGCCACCTCTTGGAGCTGTTTGGCCCTCAGAAT GTTAGACTTTTCAGTGGTGGTAGGCTTGATTATGAATCAACAGACTGCTTGAAACATAAACACAAAAATGAGCTTGAAAGCCACCTGATGACAGCAGTAGAATTCTCTGCTGAACACCCCTATGGCAGGGCGGTGGCGTTACTTGACATGAAATCTGGCACTGTTAAG TGTCAGGTCAAAGATGAGTGGTTCCTTCTTCCCGCCATTATACTCAGCTTTATGCTTAGCAACGTATTGATCACGGAGATGCATGCTAATGTTAGAGTACATACGAAGGAGGCACAACACTCAATCAAAGAAATTAACCTAAAGGGTATGGATGGAAGAACTACTACAGACTCTGGAGGCTGCGGTGGATGTGGTGGGGGTGGATGTGGAAACATGGCAAGTTGCGGTG GTTGTGGCGGTGGGTGTGGAGGCATGGCAAAGAATGGTGGCTGCGGCGGTTGTGGCAGCGGAGGTTGTGGGGGTAGCTGTGGAAACAAATTAGCGGATGCTGATGGAGAAGCAGATCAAAGTATAATCCAAGGAAATGAGATATTAGTGGCGTGA